Proteins found in one Neomonachus schauinslandi chromosome 1, ASM220157v2, whole genome shotgun sequence genomic segment:
- the GPR27 gene encoding probable G-protein coupled receptor 27: MANASEPGGGGGEAAALGLKLATLSLLLCVSLAGNVLFALLIVRERSLHRAPYYLLLDLCLADGLRALACLPAVMLAARRAAAAAGAPPGALGCKLLAFLAALFCFHAAFLLLGVGVTRYLAIAHHRFYAERLAGWPCAAMLVCAAWALALAAAFPPVLDGGGGDDEDAPCALEQRPDGAPGALGFLLLLAVVVGATHLVYLRLLFFIHDRRKMRPARLVPAVSHDWTFHGPGATGQAAANWTAGFGRGPTPPALVGIRPAGPGRGARRLLVLEEFKTEKRLCKMFYAVTLLFLLLWGPYVVASYLRVLVRPGAVPQAYLTASVWLTFAQAGINPVVCFLFNRELRDCFRAQFPCCQSPQTTQASLPCDLKGIGL, encoded by the coding sequence ATGGCGAACGCTAGCGagccgggcggcggcggcggcgaggcgGCCGCCCTGGGCCTCAAGCTGGCCACGCTCAGCCTGCTGCTGTGCGTGAGCCTGGCGGGCAACGTGCTGTTCGCGCTGCTCATCGTGCGGGAGCGCAGCCTGCACCGCGCCCCGTACTACCTGCTGCTCGACCTGTGCCTGGCCGACGGGCTGCGCGCGCTCGCCTGCCTCCCGGCCGTCATGCTGGCGGCGCGGCGTGCGGCGGCCGCGGCGGGAGCGCCGCCGGGCGCGCTGGGCTGCAAGCTGCTCGCCTTCCTGGCCGCGCTCTTCTGCTTCCACGCCGCCTTCCTGCTGCTCGGCGTGGGCGTCACCCGCTACCTGGCCATCGCGCACCACCGCTTCTACGCCGAGCGCCTGGCCGGTTGGCCGTGCGCCGCCATGCTGGTGTGCGCCGCCTGGGCGCTGGCGCTGGCCGCGGCCTTCCCGCCCGTGCtggacggcggcggcggcgacgacGAGGACGCGCCGTGCGCCCTGGAGCAGCGGCCCGACGGCGCCCCCGGCGCGCTCGGCTTCTTGCTGCTGCTGGCAGTGGTCGTGGGCGCCACGCACCTCGTCTACCTCCGCCTGCTCTTCTTCATCCACGACCGCCGCAAGATGCGGCCCGCGCGCCTCGTGCCCGCCGTCAGCCACGACTGGACCTTCCACGGCCCCGGCGCCACCGGCCAGGCGGCCGCCAACTGGACGGCGGGCTTCGGCCGCGGGCCCACGCCGCCAGCGCTCGTGGGCATCCGGCCCGCGGGGCCCGGCCGCGGCGCGCGCCGCCTCCTGGTGCTCGAGGAGTTCAAGACGGAGAAGAGGCTGTGCAAGATGTTCTACGCCGTCACCTTGCTCTTCCTGCTGCTCTGGGGGCCCTACGTCGTGGCCAGTTACCTGCGGGTCTTGGTGCGGCCCGGCGCCGTCCCCCAGGCCTACCTGACGGCCTCCGTGTGGCTGACCTTTGCCCAGGCCGGCATCAACCCTGTCGTGTGCTTCCTCTTCAACAGGGAGCTGAGGGACTGCTTCAGGGCCCAGTTCCCCTGCTGTCAGAGCCCCCAgaccacccaggcctccctcccctgcGACCTGAAAGGCATTGGCTTATGA